A region of Allocoleopsis franciscana PCC 7113 DNA encodes the following proteins:
- a CDS encoding ABC exporter membrane fusion protein, with protein sequence MLQDVSANGSSAKTPRWTGLAIAALLFGGGVFAYNVWRLQSTQVTQPPTTVVEPPKIKTVTALGRLEPQGEVIKLSAPTSNNSNRVEQLLVKEGDRIKAGQTIAILDSRDRLQAAFEQAQEDVRVAQAKLAITQAGAKQGEIKAQRAEITRLEAQRQGDIEAQAATVARLQSELRNAETEYSRYQSLYQEGAISASNRDSKRLTLETAQKNLQEAQAVLERIRSTSPAQLNQARANLERIAEVRPVDVKANQVEIDRAVAAMKQAKAELEKAYVRSPIDGEILDIHTRAGEVVSNDGIAEIGQTERMYAIAEVYQSDISKVKPGQQVRVTSDSIPGELVGTVERIDSQVRRQTIVNTDPSTNIDSRVIEVHVALDAASSKKAAKFTNLQVTAAIEL encoded by the coding sequence ATGCTGCAAGATGTATCCGCTAACGGTTCCTCTGCTAAAACACCTCGATGGACGGGATTGGCGATCGCTGCTTTACTATTTGGGGGTGGAGTCTTTGCCTACAATGTATGGCGGTTGCAATCCACGCAGGTGACACAACCTCCAACAACAGTCGTCGAGCCACCCAAAATTAAAACAGTCACAGCCTTAGGACGACTGGAACCTCAGGGAGAAGTGATTAAACTATCCGCTCCAACCTCCAATAACAGCAATCGGGTGGAGCAATTGCTGGTGAAAGAAGGCGATCGCATCAAAGCTGGGCAGACAATTGCGATTTTGGATAGTCGCGATCGCCTCCAAGCGGCATTTGAGCAAGCACAGGAAGATGTACGAGTTGCCCAGGCAAAGCTGGCGATTACCCAAGCGGGAGCCAAACAAGGAGAAATCAAAGCCCAACGCGCTGAAATTACCCGTTTAGAAGCCCAACGCCAGGGAGATATTGAAGCTCAAGCGGCAACCGTTGCTCGATTACAGTCAGAATTGCGAAACGCTGAAACTGAATACTCTCGTTACCAATCCTTGTATCAGGAAGGCGCAATCTCTGCATCAAATCGGGATAGTAAACGCCTCACCCTGGAAACCGCGCAAAAAAATCTGCAAGAAGCACAGGCGGTATTAGAACGCATTCGATCCACCAGTCCGGCACAACTAAATCAGGCAAGAGCAAATCTAGAGCGAATTGCTGAAGTACGTCCGGTTGATGTGAAGGCGAATCAAGTTGAGATCGATCGCGCAGTTGCAGCCATGAAGCAGGCAAAAGCGGAACTAGAGAAAGCATACGTGCGATCGCCCATTGATGGTGAGATTCTCGATATTCATACCCGTGCGGGTGAAGTCGTTTCTAATGATGGCATTGCCGAGATTGGGCAAACCGAGCGCATGTATGCCATTGCCGAAGTTTATCAGAGCGACATTAGTAAAGTGAAACCGGGACAACAGGTACGAGTGACGAGCGATTCCATTCCTGGTGAACTGGTAGGAACCGTAGAACGCATCGACTCCCAAGTGCGGCGACAAACCATTGTCAATACTGACCCTAGCACC